Proteins encoded within one genomic window of Bradyrhizobium sp. 186:
- a CDS encoding cyclic nucleotide-gated ion channel, with amino-acid sequence MGLVPRGRGLRDPNLRDRLYELLEHDALAYSAGSRFIQMIISVIVLDVVAMILASVPELDAQFGALFSAIAILSIIVFALEYVARLWTVAGHTPRKGSALADRFSYAFSALGIIDLLAFLPAAIVLASGRHATLAALGVLPFFKLIRYSPAMRSLLAAVHAERRALIGCVVILTGVVLTFASLLYAIERDVQPDKLGTIPQAMWWAIVTLGTVGYGDVVPVTALGKFVSVFAIVSGFAMIALPVAIISTAFADEVKRRDFVVTWGMLARVPLFSHLSASEIADIMRLLRARTIEQGEILVRRGDAASSMYFITAGEVEIALPSQQVRLTDGTFFGEIALPHKTKRSGTVTATRKTRLLVLDAQAFHALIARMPTLAAHVHKTAKARLEETGDLAAAELAQAQREGTDR; translated from the coding sequence GTGGGCCTCGTTCCGCGAGGACGTGGCCTGCGCGATCCCAACTTAAGGGATCGCCTCTACGAACTGCTGGAGCACGATGCCTTGGCCTATTCGGCCGGATCGCGCTTCATCCAAATGATCATCAGCGTCATCGTGCTCGACGTGGTCGCGATGATTCTTGCCTCGGTGCCGGAGTTGGACGCGCAATTCGGGGCGCTGTTCTCCGCCATCGCCATCCTCTCCATTATCGTGTTCGCGCTGGAATATGTCGCGCGGCTCTGGACGGTGGCGGGCCACACGCCGCGCAAGGGCTCGGCGCTCGCCGACCGGTTCTCCTACGCCTTCTCTGCGCTCGGCATCATCGATCTGCTGGCGTTTCTGCCGGCGGCGATCGTGCTAGCTTCGGGCCGGCATGCGACGCTAGCCGCGCTCGGCGTGCTGCCGTTCTTCAAACTCATCCGCTATTCGCCGGCGATGCGCTCGCTGCTTGCGGCGGTGCACGCCGAGCGTCGGGCACTGATCGGCTGCGTCGTCATTCTGACCGGCGTGGTGCTGACCTTCGCCTCGCTGCTCTACGCCATCGAGCGCGACGTGCAGCCGGACAAGCTCGGCACCATTCCGCAGGCGATGTGGTGGGCGATCGTGACGCTCGGCACCGTCGGCTATGGCGACGTCGTGCCGGTGACGGCGCTCGGCAAGTTCGTCTCGGTGTTCGCCATCGTCAGCGGCTTCGCCATGATCGCGCTGCCGGTCGCGATCATCTCGACCGCCTTTGCGGACGAGGTGAAGCGGCGCGATTTCGTCGTCACCTGGGGCATGCTGGCGCGGGTGCCGCTGTTCTCGCACCTGTCGGCATCCGAGATCGCCGACATCATGCGGCTGCTCCGGGCCCGCACCATCGAGCAGGGCGAGATATTGGTGCGGCGGGGCGATGCCGCCTCATCAATGTATTTCATCACTGCGGGCGAGGTCGAGATCGCGCTGCCGAGCCAGCAAGTGCGGCTCACTGATGGCACCTTCTTCGGCGAGATCGCGCTGCCGCACAAGACGAAACGCAGCGGCACGGTGACCGCGACGCGCAAGACCCGGCTGCTCGTGCTCGACGCCCAGGCCTTTCACGCCCTGATCGCGCGCATGCCGACGCTCGCCGCCCACGTCCACAAAACCGCGAAAGCGCGGCTCGAGGAGACCGGCGATCTTGCGGCGGCTGAGCTGGCGCAGGCGCAGCGCGAGGGCACCGACCGCTGA
- the alaS gene encoding alanine--tRNA ligase, with translation MSGVNEIRSTFLNFFAENGHEIVSSSPLVPRNDPTLMFTNAGMVQFKNVFTGVEKRPYQRATTSQKCVRAGGKHNDLDNVGYTARHLTFFEMLGNFSFGDYFKERAIELAWTLITKEFGLNKDKLLVTVYHTDDEAADLWKKIAGFSDDRIIRIPTSDNFWAMGDTGPCGPCSEIFIDRGEHIWGGPPGSPEEDGDRFLEFWNLVFMQYEQVTKEERVPLPRPSIDTGMGLERMACIMQGVDSVFETDLFRHLIDATASALGTGPDEKTVASFRVIADHLRSSAFLVSDGVLPSNEGRGYVLRRIMRRAMRHAQLLGAKDPLMHRLVWALVREMGQAYPELMRAEKLIEETLRLEETRFRKTLTRGLAILDEKSASLKKGDMFDGDVAFTLYDTYGFPLDLTQDALKSRGISVDQASFTDAMERQRQKARASWAGSGEAASEAIWFPLREKLGATEFLGYETESAEGVVSALVKDGKEIDSLKAGEPGALLLNQTPFYAESGGQVGDTGVLVGEGGIKFRVTDTQKKLGDLFVHIGTVESGELKLGTALQLEVDHGRRSSIRAHHSATHLIHEALRQVLGDHIAQRGSLVAPDRLRFDFVHPKPITAEELARVEDIANDVVLENDEVTTRVMGVDEAREAGARALFGEKYGDEVRVVSMGKTAREHGANALGWSVELCGGTHVRRTGDIGLITLTGESAVASGVRRIEALTGNYARKHANDTMALAKAAANELRTSIDDVPARITALMDERKKLERELSDARKKLAMGGGTSVGNGAAAGVREVGDVKLMARAVEGIEMKDLKSLADDGKKQIGSGVVAIVGVTEDGKAGIVVGVTADLTSRFNAVNLVRVASEALGGKGGGGRPDMAQAGGPDGANAAAALTAIEKAMIGA, from the coding sequence ATGAGCGGCGTCAACGAGATCAGGTCGACCTTTCTGAACTTCTTTGCCGAGAACGGCCACGAGATCGTGTCGTCCTCGCCATTGGTGCCGCGCAACGACCCGACCCTGATGTTCACCAATGCCGGCATGGTGCAGTTCAAGAACGTCTTCACCGGCGTCGAGAAGCGGCCCTATCAGCGCGCCACCACCTCGCAAAAATGCGTGCGCGCCGGCGGCAAGCACAACGACCTCGACAATGTCGGCTACACCGCGCGCCATCTCACCTTCTTCGAGATGCTCGGCAATTTCTCCTTCGGCGACTACTTCAAGGAGCGCGCGATCGAGCTTGCCTGGACGCTGATCACCAAGGAGTTCGGGCTGAACAAGGACAAGCTGCTCGTCACCGTCTATCACACCGACGACGAGGCCGCTGACCTCTGGAAGAAGATCGCCGGCTTCTCCGACGACCGCATCATCCGCATCCCGACCTCGGACAATTTCTGGGCGATGGGCGACACCGGCCCGTGCGGCCCGTGCTCGGAGATCTTCATCGATCGCGGCGAGCATATCTGGGGCGGTCCTCCGGGCAGCCCCGAGGAGGACGGCGATCGCTTCCTCGAGTTCTGGAACCTGGTGTTCATGCAATATGAGCAGGTGACGAAGGAGGAGCGCGTGCCGCTGCCGCGGCCCTCGATCGACACCGGCATGGGGCTCGAGCGCATGGCCTGCATCATGCAGGGCGTCGACAGCGTGTTCGAGACCGATCTGTTCCGTCATTTGATCGATGCGACCGCGTCCGCTTTGGGAACCGGACCGGACGAGAAGACCGTCGCCTCGTTCCGCGTCATCGCCGATCATCTGCGCTCCTCGGCCTTCCTCGTCTCTGATGGCGTGCTGCCCTCGAACGAAGGTCGCGGCTACGTGCTGCGCCGGATCATGCGCCGCGCGATGCGGCATGCGCAGCTTTTGGGTGCGAAAGACCCGCTGATGCATCGCCTGGTCTGGGCGCTGGTCCGTGAGATGGGCCAGGCCTATCCCGAGCTGATGCGCGCGGAAAAGCTGATCGAGGAAACGCTGCGGCTGGAAGAGACCCGCTTCCGCAAGACGCTGACGCGCGGCCTTGCCATCCTCGACGAGAAGAGCGCTTCCTTGAAGAAGGGCGACATGTTCGACGGCGACGTCGCCTTCACGCTGTACGACACCTATGGCTTCCCGCTGGATCTGACGCAGGACGCGCTGAAGTCGCGCGGCATCAGCGTCGACCAGGCCTCCTTCACCGACGCGATGGAGCGTCAGCGCCAGAAGGCGCGCGCGTCGTGGGCCGGCTCGGGCGAGGCGGCCTCCGAAGCGATCTGGTTCCCGCTGCGCGAGAAGTTGGGCGCCACCGAATTCCTGGGCTACGAGACCGAGAGCGCCGAAGGCGTCGTCTCCGCACTGGTGAAGGACGGCAAGGAGATCGACAGCCTCAAGGCCGGCGAGCCAGGTGCGCTTCTGCTGAACCAGACGCCATTCTATGCGGAATCCGGCGGCCAGGTCGGCGACACCGGCGTGCTGGTCGGCGAGGGCGGGATCAAGTTCCGCGTCACCGACACACAGAAGAAGCTCGGCGATCTCTTCGTTCACATCGGCACGGTAGAGAGCGGCGAGCTGAAGCTCGGCACCGCGCTCCAGCTCGAGGTCGATCATGGGCGGCGATCGTCGATCCGCGCCCATCACTCCGCGACCCATCTCATCCATGAGGCGCTGCGTCAGGTGCTCGGCGACCACATCGCCCAGCGCGGCTCACTGGTCGCGCCCGACCGCCTGCGCTTCGACTTCGTGCATCCGAAGCCGATCACGGCGGAGGAGCTTGCCCGCGTCGAGGACATCGCCAACGACGTGGTGCTGGAGAATGACGAGGTCACCACCCGCGTCATGGGCGTCGACGAGGCCCGCGAGGCCGGCGCGCGCGCGCTATTCGGCGAGAAATATGGCGATGAGGTCCGCGTGGTCTCGATGGGCAAGACCGCGCGCGAGCACGGCGCCAATGCGCTCGGCTGGTCGGTCGAGCTCTGCGGCGGCACCCATGTCAGGCGCACCGGCGACATCGGCCTGATCACGCTGACGGGCGAGAGCGCGGTTGCCTCCGGCGTCCGCCGCATCGAGGCGCTGACCGGAAACTATGCGCGCAAGCACGCCAACGACACCATGGCGCTGGCGAAGGCCGCAGCAAACGAGCTGCGCACCTCGATCGACGACGTTCCGGCGCGCATCACCGCGCTGATGGACGAGCGCAAGAAGCTCGAGCGCGAATTGTCCGATGCCCGCAAGAAGCTCGCGATGGGCGGCGGTACTTCCGTTGGCAATGGCGCTGCCGCGGGCGTGCGCGAGGTCGGCGACGTCAAGCTGATGGCGCGCGCGGTCGAAGGCATCGAGATGAAGGATCTCAAGAGCCTTGCCGACGACGGCAAGAAGCAGATCGGCTCCGGCGTGGTCGCCATCGTCGGCGTCACCGAGGACGGCAAGGCCGGAATCGTGGTCGGCGTCACCGCGGATCTGACCTCGCGCTTCAACGCCGTCAATTTGGTTCGCGTCGCCTCCGAAGCGCTCGGCGGCAAGGGCGGCGGCGGCCGGCCCGACATGGCGCAAGCCGGCGGTCCCGATGGTGCGAACGCGGCCGCGGCGCTCACGGCGATCGAAAAAGCCATGATCGGCGCCTGA
- the gcvT gene encoding glycine cleavage system aminomethyltransferase GcvT, which yields MLARDDQDSLKSTPLHGLHVSLGGKMVPFAGYDMPVQYPAGVLKEHLHTRTAAGLFDVSHMGQIALRPKSGRIEDAARALERLVPQDIVAVAPGRQRYAQFTNADGGILDDLMVANFGDHLFLVVNAACKAEDGAHLRAHLSDDCIIDSLNDRALIALQGPKAEAALAKLCAEAPAMKFMDAGPHKVAGLACFVSRSGYTGEDGFEISVPAGDAEHLARTLLDNPDVMPIGLGARDSLRLEAGLCLYGHDIDTATTPVEAALEWSVQKSRRSGGARAGGFPGAEKILAHFDQGAARRRVGLRTEGRAPVREGALLFADATTGEPIGKVTSGGFGPSLNAPVAMGYVPTAQSALGTKLFAEVRGQRLPLAVAAMPFVKNTYKR from the coding sequence ATGCTTGCGCGCGACGACCAAGATTCCCTTAAGAGTACGCCCCTTCACGGGCTGCATGTGTCCCTCGGCGGCAAGATGGTGCCGTTCGCCGGCTATGACATGCCCGTGCAATATCCCGCGGGCGTGCTGAAGGAACACCTCCATACCCGCACCGCAGCCGGCCTGTTCGACGTCTCCCATATGGGCCAGATCGCGCTCCGGCCGAAGTCCGGGAGGATCGAGGACGCCGCACGCGCGCTGGAGCGGCTGGTGCCGCAGGACATCGTCGCGGTTGCGCCCGGCCGACAGCGCTACGCCCAGTTCACCAATGCGGATGGCGGCATTTTGGACGATCTGATGGTCGCCAATTTCGGCGATCACCTGTTCCTGGTCGTCAACGCCGCCTGCAAGGCCGAGGACGGGGCGCATCTGCGCGCGCACCTTTCGGACGACTGCATCATCGATTCGCTCAACGACCGCGCGCTGATCGCGCTGCAGGGTCCGAAGGCTGAAGCCGCGCTGGCGAAACTTTGTGCAGAGGCACCGGCGATGAAGTTCATGGATGCCGGTCCGCACAAGGTCGCCGGCCTCGCCTGCTTCGTGTCGCGCTCCGGCTATACCGGCGAGGACGGGTTCGAGATCTCCGTTCCCGCAGGCGACGCCGAGCACCTCGCCAGGACGTTGCTGGACAATCCCGACGTGATGCCGATCGGCCTCGGCGCCCGCGACAGCCTGCGACTCGAGGCCGGGCTCTGCCTCTATGGTCACGACATCGACACCGCGACCACGCCGGTCGAGGCCGCGCTGGAATGGTCGGTGCAGAAGAGCCGACGCAGCGGCGGCGCCCGTGCCGGCGGCTTTCCCGGCGCGGAAAAGATTCTTGCGCATTTCGACCAGGGCGCGGCACGCCGCCGCGTCGGCCTGCGCACCGAGGGCCGCGCGCCGGTGCGCGAGGGCGCGCTGCTGTTTGCAGATGCGACCACAGGTGAGCCGATTGGAAAGGTCACATCGGGCGGCTTCGGCCCGAGCCTGAATGCGCCGGTAGCGATGGGCTATGTGCCTACTGCGCAAAGCGCGCTCGGCACAAAACTCTTCGCCGAGGTGCGCGGCCAGCGGCTGCCGCTCGCGGTCGCCGCCATGCCTTTCGTGAAAAACACCTACAAACGCTGA
- the gcvH gene encoding glycine cleavage system protein GcvH, with product MTTTLYTSDHEWLAIDGDVATVGITDYAQSQLGDVVFIELPKVGRTLKKTEAAAVVESVKAASDVYAPISGEVLEVNEAVVAEPALVNSDAGGKAWFFKIRIADKSELGGLMDEAAYKAHTA from the coding sequence ATGACCACGACGCTGTACACCTCCGACCATGAATGGCTGGCGATCGACGGCGATGTCGCCACCGTTGGGATCACCGATTACGCGCAGTCGCAGCTCGGCGACGTCGTGTTCATCGAACTGCCCAAGGTCGGCCGCACGCTGAAGAAGACCGAGGCCGCCGCCGTCGTGGAATCGGTGAAGGCCGCCTCCGACGTCTACGCGCCGATCTCGGGCGAGGTGCTCGAGGTGAACGAGGCCGTCGTGGCAGAGCCGGCGCTGGTCAATTCGGATGCAGGCGGCAAGGCCTGGTTCTTCAAGATCAGGATTGCCGACAAGAGCGAGCTCGGCGGCCTCATGGATGAAGCCGCCTACAAGGCGCACACGGCTTAA
- the gcvP gene encoding aminomethyl-transferring glycine dehydrogenase: MTAHRKSNGDTAAGFVRRHIGPSTRDVTAMLEAVGAKSVDALMAETLPASIRQAAPLDLGKPLSETEAIAHMAELAAQNQVFTSLIGQGYSGTILPAVIQRNILENPAWYTAYTPYQPEISQGRLEALLNFQTMICDLTGLDVANASLLDEATAAAEAMALAERHSQVKAKAFFVDKDVHPQTLAVMRTRAEPLGWNLIVGDPLADLDKTDVLGALLQYPGSSGAVRDLRPVIATLRAKGALAIIAADLLALTLLASPGELGADIAIGSAQRFGVPMGYGGPHAAYMAVRDALKRSLPGRIVGLSVDSRGAPAYRLALQTREQHIRREKATSNICTAQVLLAVIASMYAVYHGPEGLTQIARNVHRRTAVLAAGLRKLGFAPQSESFFDTVTVDAGGKRDEIVALAAAEKINFGLGGTTLRIALDETTTPATVEAIWRAFGGKLTYAEVDATTREALPDTLKRTTDFLTHPVFHAHRSETEMLRYMRKLSDRDLALDRAMIPLGSCTMKLNATTEMMPLTWPEFGSLHPFAPREQAKGYQALFTRLEKWLCDITGYDAISLQPNSGAQGEYAGLLAIRGYHAARGEAHRKICLIPSSAHGTNPASAAMVAMDVVVVACEKNGDVDVNDLRAKAEKHSSDLAAVMITYPSTHGVFEEHIREICDIVHGHGGQVYLDGANLNAQVGLSRPGDYGADVSHLNLHKTFCIPHGGGGPGMGPIGVRAHLAPFLPSHPGSHPENRHSATNADAPIGPVSAAPFGSASILTISYIYILMMGGEGLKRATEIAILNANYVAARLDAHFPVLYKNEKGRVAHECIVDPRALKTTSGVTVDDIAKRLIDYGFHAPTMSFPVPGTLMIEPTESESKAELDRFCDAMSAIRKEIAEVEGGRFKIEASPLRYAPHTVHDIADDNWTRAYTRAEGCFPAGTSRTDKYWSPVGRVDNVYGDRNLVCSCPPVSDYAEAAE, encoded by the coding sequence ATGACCGCGCACCGCAAATCCAACGGCGACACCGCCGCCGGTTTCGTTCGCCGCCACATCGGCCCGTCGACGCGGGATGTCACGGCAATGCTGGAGGCGGTCGGCGCCAAAAGCGTCGACGCGCTGATGGCGGAGACGCTGCCGGCCTCGATCCGGCAGGCCGCCCCGCTCGATCTCGGCAAGCCCTTGAGCGAGACCGAGGCGATCGCGCATATGGCCGAGCTCGCCGCCCAAAACCAGGTCTTCACCTCGCTGATCGGCCAAGGCTATTCCGGCACGATCCTGCCCGCGGTGATCCAGCGCAACATCCTTGAGAATCCGGCCTGGTACACGGCCTATACGCCCTACCAGCCCGAGATCAGCCAAGGCCGCCTGGAAGCACTGCTCAACTTCCAGACCATGATCTGCGATCTCACCGGGCTCGACGTCGCCAACGCCTCGCTGCTCGACGAGGCGACCGCGGCGGCCGAAGCCATGGCGCTCGCGGAGCGGCACTCGCAGGTCAAAGCGAAAGCCTTCTTCGTCGACAAGGACGTGCATCCGCAGACGCTCGCCGTGATGCGCACCCGCGCCGAGCCTCTCGGCTGGAACCTGATCGTCGGCGATCCCCTCGCCGATCTCGACAAGACCGACGTGCTGGGTGCGCTGCTGCAATATCCCGGCAGTTCGGGCGCCGTGCGCGACCTCAGGCCCGTGATCGCGACGCTGCGCGCCAAGGGCGCACTCGCGATCATTGCCGCCGATCTCTTGGCACTGACACTGCTCGCTTCGCCCGGCGAGCTCGGCGCCGACATCGCGATCGGCTCGGCGCAGCGTTTTGGCGTGCCGATGGGCTATGGCGGTCCGCACGCAGCCTATATGGCGGTGCGCGATGCGCTGAAGCGCTCGCTGCCCGGTCGCATCGTCGGCCTGTCCGTTGATTCCCGTGGTGCTCCCGCCTATCGCCTCGCGCTGCAGACCCGCGAGCAGCACATCCGCCGCGAGAAGGCGACCTCCAACATCTGCACCGCGCAGGTGCTGCTCGCCGTGATCGCCTCGATGTATGCGGTCTATCATGGCCCCGAAGGCTTGACGCAGATCGCGCGCAATGTGCATCGCCGCACGGCTGTGTTGGCGGCCGGCCTGCGCAAGCTCGGCTTCGCGCCACAGTCCGAAAGCTTCTTCGACACGGTAACGGTCGACGCTGGCGGCAAGCGCGACGAGATCGTTGCGCTTGCTGCGGCCGAGAAGATCAATTTCGGCCTCGGCGGGACCACCTTGCGCATCGCGCTCGATGAAACCACGACGCCCGCGACCGTCGAAGCAATCTGGCGCGCGTTTGGCGGCAAGCTCACTTACGCCGAGGTCGATGCGACCACGCGCGAGGCGCTGCCGGATACGTTGAAGCGCACGACGGACTTCCTCACCCATCCGGTGTTCCACGCGCATCGCTCGGAGACTGAGATGCTGCGCTACATGCGCAAGCTCAGCGATCGCGACCTCGCGCTCGACCGCGCGATGATTCCGCTGGGCTCCTGCACCATGAAGCTGAACGCAACCACCGAGATGATGCCGCTGACCTGGCCCGAGTTCGGCTCCCTGCACCCGTTCGCGCCGCGCGAGCAGGCCAAGGGCTATCAAGCATTGTTCACGCGGCTGGAAAAATGGCTGTGCGACATCACCGGCTATGACGCGATCTCGCTCCAGCCGAATTCGGGCGCGCAAGGCGAATATGCCGGGCTTTTGGCCATCCGTGGTTATCATGCCGCGCGCGGAGAGGCGCATCGCAAGATCTGCCTGATCCCCTCCTCCGCCCACGGCACCAACCCGGCTTCTGCCGCGATGGTCGCCATGGACGTGGTGGTGGTCGCCTGCGAGAAGAACGGCGACGTCGACGTCAACGATCTCCGCGCCAAGGCCGAAAAGCATTCCAGCGATCTCGCTGCGGTGATGATCACCTATCCCTCGACCCATGGCGTATTCGAGGAGCATATCCGCGAGATCTGCGACATCGTCCACGGCCATGGCGGCCAGGTCTATCTCGACGGCGCCAACCTCAACGCGCAGGTCGGCCTGTCGCGGCCCGGCGATTACGGCGCCGATGTCAGCCATCTCAATTTGCACAAGACCTTCTGCATCCCGCATGGCGGCGGCGGCCCGGGCATGGGCCCGATCGGCGTGAGAGCGCATCTCGCCCCGTTCCTGCCAAGTCATCCGGGAAGTCATCCGGAAAATCGCCATTCGGCGACCAATGCGGATGCTCCGATCGGGCCGGTCTCGGCCGCGCCGTTTGGTTCGGCGTCGATTCTCACCATCTCCTACATCTACATTTTGATGATGGGCGGCGAAGGCCTGAAGCGCGCGACCGAGATCGCGATCCTCAACGCCAACTACGTTGCCGCACGGCTCGATGCGCATTTCCCGGTGCTCTACAAGAACGAGAAGGGCCGCGTCGCGCATGAGTGCATCGTCGACCCCCGCGCGCTGAAGACGACCAGCGGCGTCACCGTCGACGACATCGCCAAGCGCCTGATCGACTATGGCTTCCATGCGCCAACGATGAGCTTTCCGGTGCCGGGCACGCTGATGATCGAGCCGACCGAATCGGAATCCAAAGCGGAGCTTGATCGCTTCTGCGACGCGATGAGCGCGATCCGCAAAGAGATCGCCGAGGTGGAAGGCGGCCGGTTCAAGATCGAGGCCTCGCCGCTGCGCTACGCCCCGCACACCGTGCACGACATCGCCGACGACAACTGGACTCGCGCCTACACCCGCGCCGAGGGCTGCTTCCCCGCCGGCACCTCGCGCACCGACAAATACTGGAGCCCGGTCGGTCGCGTCGACAACGTCTATGGCGACCGCAACCTGGTGTGCTCGTGCCCGCCGGTGAGCGATTACGCGGAAGCGGCGGAGTAG
- the recA gene encoding recombinase RecA, with translation MSTTALRIVEGSSMDKSKALAAALSQIERQFGKGSVMKLGKNDRSMDVEAVSSGSLGLDIALGIGGLPKGRVVEIYGPESSGKTTLALHTVAEAQKKGGICAFIDAEHALDPVYARKLGVNIDELLISQPDTGEQALEICDTLVRSGAVDVLVIDSVAALVPKAELEGEMGDALPGLQARLMSQALRKLTASINKSNTMVIFINQIRMKIGVMYGSPETTTGGNALKFYASVRLDIRRIGAIKERDEVVGNTTRVKVVKNKLAPPFKQVEFDIMYGEGVSKMGEILDLGVKAGIVEKSGAWFSYDSQRLGQGRENSKAFLKANPDISAKIETSIRQNSGLIAEQILAGSPERDADGEEPADE, from the coding sequence ATGTCCACCACTGCGCTGCGTATCGTCGAAGGATCCTCCATGGACAAGAGTAAAGCTCTGGCCGCCGCGCTCTCCCAGATCGAGCGGCAGTTCGGCAAGGGCTCGGTGATGAAGCTCGGCAAGAACGATCGCTCGATGGATGTCGAGGCGGTGTCGTCGGGCTCGCTGGGGCTGGATATCGCGCTCGGCATCGGCGGCCTGCCGAAGGGGCGGGTCGTCGAGATCTACGGGCCGGAATCCTCGGGCAAGACCACGCTGGCGCTGCATACGGTGGCCGAAGCGCAGAAGAAGGGCGGCATCTGCGCCTTCATCGACGCCGAGCATGCGCTCGACCCGGTCTATGCGCGCAAGCTCGGGGTCAACATCGACGAGCTCCTGATCTCCCAGCCGGACACCGGCGAGCAGGCGCTGGAAATCTGCGACACCCTGGTGCGTTCCGGCGCGGTCGACGTGCTGGTGATCGATTCGGTCGCCGCACTGGTGCCAAAGGCCGAGCTCGAGGGTGAGATGGGCGATGCGCTGCCGGGTCTCCAGGCCCGGCTGATGAGCCAGGCGCTGCGCAAGCTCACGGCCTCCATCAACAAGTCCAACACCATGGTGATCTTCATCAATCAGATCCGCATGAAGATCGGCGTGATGTACGGCTCGCCGGAAACCACCACCGGCGGCAACGCGCTGAAGTTCTACGCCTCTGTCCGCCTCGACATCCGCCGCATCGGCGCGATCAAGGAGCGTGACGAGGTGGTCGGCAACACCACGCGCGTCAAAGTGGTGAAGAACAAGTTGGCGCCGCCCTTCAAGCAGGTCGAGTTCGACATCATGTACGGCGAGGGTGTCTCCAAGATGGGCGAGATCCTCGATCTCGGCGTCAAGGCCGGCATCGTCGAGAAGTCCGGCGCCTGGTTCTCCTATGACAGCCAGCGTCTCGGCCAGGGCCGCGAGAATTCGAAAGCGTTCCTGAAGGCCAACCCCGACATTAGCGCCAAGATCGAGACATCGATCCGCCAGAACTCCGGCCTGATCGCCGAGCAGATTCTCGCCGGCAGCCCCGAGCGCGACGCCGACGGCGAGGAGCCGGCGGACGAGTAG
- a CDS encoding IS630 family transposase — protein MIPEAREVHLSRKDRKVLEACCSSPVTLQRDLKRARIVLLAADGRSTRSIAKEVGVQPRIVSLWRHRYADHGLEGLQDKPRPGKQPIYTKVTDKRILKLLDKPAPQGFARWTGPLLAEALGDVDVQYVWRFLRSHKIDLAARKSWCESNDPNFTAKAADVVGLYVAPPAKAIVLCVDEKPSIQALERAQGYLKLPNGRALTGQSHDYKRHGTTTLFAALEVATGKIIATHSKRRRRVEFLDFMNSVAAAFPGRKLHVILDNLNTHKKNEPWLKAHPNVQFHFTPTSASWLNQVEVWFSILQGQSLSGTSFTSLNQLQEHIDAYVNAYNDKAEPFIWTKKKVRQRRFKGRRITQL, from the coding sequence ATGATCCCCGAAGCAAGAGAAGTCCACCTTTCGCGGAAAGATCGCAAGGTGCTTGAGGCGTGTTGTAGCTCGCCGGTGACGTTGCAGCGCGATTTGAAGCGAGCGCGGATCGTTCTGTTGGCGGCGGATGGGCGCAGCACCCGCTCGATCGCCAAAGAAGTCGGAGTCCAGCCGCGGATTGTCAGCCTTTGGCGGCACCGCTATGCCGATCATGGCCTTGAAGGGCTGCAAGACAAGCCGCGGCCCGGCAAGCAGCCGATCTATACGAAGGTCACCGACAAGCGGATTCTGAAGCTGCTGGATAAGCCGGCCCCGCAAGGGTTTGCGCGCTGGACCGGCCCTCTGCTGGCCGAGGCGCTCGGCGATGTTGACGTCCAATATGTTTGGCGGTTCCTGCGCAGCCACAAGATTGACCTCGCGGCTCGCAAGTCTTGGTGCGAGAGCAACGACCCGAACTTTACGGCCAAAGCCGCCGATGTTGTCGGCCTCTACGTCGCCCCGCCCGCGAAGGCCATTGTGCTATGCGTGGACGAGAAGCCCTCGATCCAGGCCTTGGAGCGAGCGCAGGGTTACCTGAAGTTGCCCAATGGCCGCGCCTTGACCGGCCAAAGCCACGATTACAAGCGGCATGGCACGACAACGCTGTTTGCGGCGCTTGAAGTCGCCACCGGAAAGATCATCGCGACGCATTCAAAACGCCGTCGCCGCGTCGAGTTTCTCGACTTCATGAACAGTGTCGCCGCGGCCTTTCCGGGCCGAAAGCTTCACGTCATCCTCGACAACCTCAACACCCACAAGAAGAACGAGCCCTGGCTCAAGGCCCACCCCAACGTGCAATTTCACTTCACGCCGACAAGCGCGTCCTGGCTCAATCAGGTCGAGGTCTGGTTCTCGATCTTGCAGGGGCAGTCACTTAGCGGCACCTCCTTCACAAGCCTCAACCAGCTTCAGGAACACATCGATGCCTACGTCAACGCCTACAATGACAAAGCCGAGCCCTTCATCTGGACCAAGAAAAAGGTCCGTCAACGCCGTTTCAAAGGCCGCCGTATCACTCAGCTCTGA